In Hahella sp. KA22, one genomic interval encodes:
- the ispC gene encoding 1-deoxy-D-xylulose-5-phosphate reductoisomerase — translation MKRVTVLGATGSIGRSTLDVMARHSDRYELYAATAHSNLDELLSICIKHRPKFAILATDAGVADFKRRLHGEGLATEVRVGVEAMCDASSANDVDIVVAAIVGAAGLTPTLAAVNSGKRILLANKEALVMTGGLFMDAVRKHGAELLPIDSEHNAIYQCLPEAAQRLNDSASLAAHGVTRVLLTASGGPFRHFSREQLRQVTPEQACKHPNWSMGRKISVDSASLMNKGLELIEACWLFDLAPGSVQVHLHPESIIHSMVEYVDGSILAQMGNPDMRTPIAYGLAWPERIDAGVQPLDLFSIGKLHFEKPDKERFPCLRLAEEAFALGGTAPAVVNAANEMAVDAFLRGGIRFVDIPVVIEKSLLKGSIVRADSVETVIEADRVARQYASEVINELAGGVVVP, via the coding sequence ATGAAGCGAGTTACGGTTTTAGGCGCCACGGGCTCTATTGGACGCAGTACCCTGGATGTGATGGCCCGTCACTCAGATCGGTATGAGCTTTACGCAGCCACAGCCCATAGTAACCTGGACGAGTTACTTTCTATCTGCATTAAGCATCGACCAAAATTCGCTATATTGGCGACTGATGCGGGCGTAGCGGATTTTAAGCGGCGCCTTCATGGCGAAGGTCTCGCCACAGAGGTTAGAGTGGGCGTTGAGGCTATGTGCGATGCGTCTTCCGCTAATGATGTGGATATTGTCGTTGCAGCTATAGTCGGAGCGGCTGGATTGACTCCAACGCTGGCAGCGGTGAACTCTGGAAAGCGTATACTGCTCGCCAACAAAGAGGCGCTGGTAATGACTGGTGGGTTGTTCATGGACGCTGTGAGAAAGCATGGCGCTGAACTCCTTCCTATTGATAGTGAGCATAATGCGATATATCAATGCCTGCCAGAAGCGGCGCAACGCTTAAACGATTCTGCATCACTTGCTGCGCATGGGGTTACTCGCGTCCTGCTGACTGCGTCAGGAGGGCCATTTCGGCACTTTTCTCGGGAGCAATTAAGGCAGGTAACGCCGGAGCAGGCGTGTAAGCACCCGAACTGGTCTATGGGCCGTAAAATTTCAGTTGATTCCGCGAGCTTGATGAATAAAGGGTTGGAGTTGATCGAGGCATGCTGGTTGTTCGATCTGGCTCCAGGCTCGGTTCAAGTACATTTACATCCTGAGTCGATCATTCACTCCATGGTTGAGTATGTGGATGGTTCTATTTTGGCTCAGATGGGCAACCCTGACATGCGCACGCCCATCGCCTACGGGCTGGCGTGGCCGGAACGGATCGATGCAGGCGTTCAGCCATTAGATCTGTTTTCTATTGGGAAGCTGCATTTCGAAAAACCGGATAAAGAGCGTTTTCCCTGTTTGAGATTGGCTGAAGAAGCCTTTGCGCTTGGTGGAACTGCGCCGGCGGTAGTTAACGCTGCTAACGAGATGGCGGTAGATGCGTTTCTTCGAGGGGGTATCCGGTTCGTCGATATTCCCGTTGTTATTGAAAAGAGTTTGCTGAAAGGTTCTATTGTGCGAGCGGATTCTGTCGAAACTGTAATTGAAGCTGACAGAGTAGCCCGTCAATATGCCTCGGAAGTCATTAATGAGTTGGCTGGCGGAGTTGTTGTTCCGTAA
- the lpxD gene encoding UDP-3-O-(3-hydroxymyristoyl)glucosamine N-acyltransferase — protein MGKTDLSYTLADIASRIGAELRGDGSVEVKGLATLQKAQAGQISFLANKNYLKHLKDTCASAVIIPSSLADQCSTNVLVMENSYFGYALCSQLFSPQWSNMSGISPSAAISESAKLGDGVAIGANAVIEDDAEIGDGVVVGPGCYIGAGSVLGANTQLRPNVTVYHGVSIGARVLIHSGAVIGSDGFGFAPIRGDWAKIAQLGGVVIGDDVEIGANTTIDRGALDDTVIETGAKLDNQIQIAHNVRVGAYTVIAACVGVSGSSSIGKHCMIGGGVGIAGHLEIADQVQITGMTLVTHNIKEPGVYSSGTAVEPNVSWRKNVARFRQLDQLARRVRVLEQGGRRKSDAD, from the coding sequence ATGGGTAAGACAGACCTTTCATACACTCTGGCGGATATCGCTTCTCGGATTGGCGCTGAGCTGCGGGGCGATGGCTCAGTAGAGGTGAAAGGGCTGGCGACGCTGCAGAAGGCTCAGGCTGGACAGATCAGTTTTTTGGCTAACAAGAACTATCTGAAGCATTTGAAAGATACTTGCGCCTCCGCTGTCATCATTCCATCCAGCCTCGCTGATCAGTGTTCGACCAATGTACTGGTGATGGAAAACTCATACTTCGGGTATGCTCTTTGTAGTCAGTTGTTTTCCCCTCAATGGTCGAATATGAGTGGAATATCTCCCTCCGCCGCTATATCAGAAAGCGCCAAGCTTGGTGATGGCGTGGCCATTGGAGCAAATGCAGTCATTGAAGATGACGCGGAGATTGGCGATGGGGTGGTTGTTGGCCCCGGTTGTTACATCGGCGCGGGTTCTGTCCTTGGAGCGAATACTCAGTTACGTCCAAATGTTACTGTCTACCACGGCGTGAGTATTGGCGCGCGAGTACTTATCCATAGCGGAGCTGTTATTGGCTCAGATGGTTTTGGTTTTGCTCCCATTAGGGGAGACTGGGCCAAAATCGCCCAGCTTGGCGGTGTTGTTATTGGTGACGATGTTGAAATAGGCGCCAATACAACAATCGACCGCGGCGCACTGGATGACACGGTCATCGAAACCGGGGCGAAGTTGGACAATCAGATACAAATCGCCCACAACGTCAGAGTTGGCGCATATACTGTTATTGCCGCCTGTGTAGGCGTTTCGGGAAGCTCGTCGATAGGCAAACATTGCATGATCGGTGGCGGCGTAGGCATTGCCGGCCACCTGGAAATAGCGGATCAAGTGCAAATTACGGGAATGACATTGGTGACTCATAATATTAAGGAGCCAGGAGTTTATTCTTCTGGCACTGCGGTTGAGCCCAATGTTTCGTGGCGAAAAAATGTGGCCCGTTTCCGACAGCTGGATCAGTTGGCGCGTAGGGTCAGGGTGCTGGAGCAGGGCGGCCGCCGAAAGTCCGATGCGGATTGA
- the rnhB gene encoding ribonuclease HII translates to MNHSQIGLFDQETGELVAGVDEVGRGPLAGPVVAAAVILNPEKPIEGLNDSKKLSHRQRVALSQEIREKALAWATGWATVEEIDQINILQASLLAMQRAVAGLQVTPDLALIDGNKIPKLDMPAEAIVKGDSKVAAIAAASILAKVERDEELDRLDLIFPGYGLAGHKGYPTAQHLSALKELGVTEIHRRSYKPVQQLLQGD, encoded by the coding sequence ATGAATCATTCGCAGATTGGCTTGTTCGATCAGGAAACTGGAGAGCTTGTAGCAGGCGTCGACGAGGTTGGCAGGGGCCCTTTGGCTGGCCCTGTCGTAGCGGCGGCAGTGATATTAAATCCGGAAAAGCCTATCGAAGGCCTGAATGACTCTAAAAAACTAAGTCATCGTCAACGGGTTGCGTTGTCACAGGAAATCAGAGAAAAAGCGCTGGCGTGGGCGACGGGATGGGCGACTGTCGAAGAGATTGATCAAATTAATATCTTGCAGGCTTCATTGCTGGCGATGCAGCGCGCCGTAGCAGGCTTGCAGGTTACACCAGATTTGGCTCTGATAGACGGTAACAAGATCCCTAAGTTGGATATGCCGGCAGAAGCGATTGTTAAAGGCGATAGCAAAGTGGCGGCCATTGCAGCGGCTTCTATACTAGCTAAAGTAGAGCGTGACGAAGAACTGGATAGATTAGACTTAATATTCCCTGGATACGGGCTGGCGGGGCATAAAGGGTACCCAACGGCTCAGCATTTATCCGCGTTGAAGGAGCTGGGGGTGACGGAAATACATCGGCGCAGCTATAAGCCGGTGCAGCAGTTATTGCAAGGTGACTAA
- the fdxA gene encoding ferredoxin FdxA codes for MTFVVTENCIKCKYTDCVEVCPVDCFYEGPNFLVIDPDECIDCALCEPECPAEAIFSEDELPEDQKEFIALNEELCRVWPNITEKKDAPADADDWKGVKGKLKDLAR; via the coding sequence ATGACTTTTGTTGTTACCGAAAATTGCATCAAGTGCAAATACACCGATTGCGTCGAAGTGTGCCCGGTGGACTGCTTTTACGAGGGTCCTAACTTCCTCGTCATCGATCCAGACGAATGCATCGACTGCGCGCTGTGTGAGCCAGAGTGCCCCGCCGAGGCCATTTTTTCCGAGGATGAATTGCCGGAAGATCAAAAGGAATTTATCGCGCTGAATGAAGAGTTGTGCCGCGTCTGGCCGAATATCACGGAGAAAAAAGACGCGCCTGCTGATGCGGATGACTGGAAAGGCGTTAAGGGCAAACTTAAAGATCTGGCGCGCTGA
- a CDS encoding OmpH family outer membrane protein codes for MKLIRIAALALALVSTGYAGMVSAAQKVAVVDLRTALLSSQAAKKFGENLKKDFADEEARLREVGEQAQKMQERLKKDSAIMSETERTKLNAELEEKAQEFNFLKNKYQSAISKREELFLQESKPKVDDALKKIAEKEKVDVILPSKLAVYANPSLDLTAKLIEALNSAK; via the coding sequence ATGAAATTGATTCGAATTGCCGCTTTGGCGCTGGCGTTAGTAAGCACAGGATACGCTGGAATGGTGAGTGCGGCTCAGAAAGTGGCGGTAGTTGATTTACGTACAGCGCTGCTTTCTTCTCAAGCAGCCAAAAAATTTGGCGAGAATCTTAAGAAAGATTTTGCTGACGAAGAAGCCAGATTAAGAGAAGTTGGCGAGCAGGCGCAGAAAATGCAGGAGCGTTTGAAAAAAGACTCCGCCATCATGAGCGAAACTGAGCGCACTAAACTGAATGCAGAGCTGGAAGAAAAAGCGCAGGAATTCAATTTTCTGAAAAACAAATATCAATCTGCGATCTCCAAGCGGGAAGAATTGTTTTTGCAGGAATCCAAGCCCAAGGTTGACGACGCGCTGAAGAAAATAGCGGAAAAAGAGAAAGTGGATGTCATCTTACCCAGCAAATTGGCGGTGTATGCTAATCCTTCTCTGGATTTGACTGCAAAGCTGATCGAAGCGCTTAACAGCGCCAAATAA
- the rseP gene encoding RIP metalloprotease RseP produces MEFFQKALAFIVTLGVLVTIHEFGHFWVARRCGVKILRFSVGFGSPLLTWRDKQGTEFVIAALPLGGYVKMLDEREGDVSAEERHLTFNQQAVGKRIAIAAAGPVANFIFAVFAYWCMFVLGIQTLAPVVGSVSNNSPAQQAGIVAGAELTSVDGSPVYSWGDVNMKLVGRLGDSGSIEFGYSLPDESLPHDATVPINDWLIGKVEPNPVLELGMKSFVPDAPAVVHGVIQGGRAQQGGIEPGDRIVAVEGRPIGNWSDFVREIKASPEKQLTLSLERAGRSLDISVRPEAREHNGETYGVIGAEAKATEWPPGMLRDVKYSPLVAVGKALEETWDISLLTLTALKKIVTGRISVENLGGPLTIASAAGISAKSGLEAFLGFLAYLSISLGILNLLPIPVLDGGHLLYYFVELIRGKPLSEEKQQLGIKVGMALIAFVMLLAFYNDLSKL; encoded by the coding sequence ATGGAATTTTTTCAAAAAGCCTTAGCGTTTATAGTTACATTGGGGGTGCTTGTCACCATCCATGAATTCGGTCACTTTTGGGTGGCGCGGCGTTGTGGTGTCAAAATTTTGCGGTTCTCTGTCGGCTTTGGATCTCCTCTTTTGACATGGCGGGATAAGCAAGGCACTGAGTTTGTGATTGCAGCCTTACCTTTGGGCGGCTACGTCAAAATGCTGGATGAAAGGGAAGGCGATGTCTCTGCTGAAGAAAGACATCTGACCTTCAACCAGCAGGCGGTGGGCAAGCGTATAGCCATTGCGGCTGCAGGGCCCGTTGCGAATTTTATATTCGCTGTCTTCGCCTACTGGTGTATGTTTGTGCTTGGTATCCAAACACTGGCGCCAGTGGTAGGAAGCGTCTCTAACAATTCTCCTGCGCAGCAGGCGGGGATTGTCGCTGGCGCGGAGCTGACTAGCGTTGATGGTTCTCCGGTATATAGCTGGGGCGACGTCAACATGAAGTTGGTTGGGCGTCTTGGTGACTCCGGCTCTATTGAATTTGGTTATAGCCTCCCTGACGAAAGTCTCCCTCACGATGCGACTGTGCCGATTAATGATTGGCTTATAGGAAAAGTTGAGCCTAACCCAGTGTTGGAACTGGGGATGAAAAGCTTCGTTCCTGATGCCCCTGCAGTGGTTCACGGTGTGATTCAGGGGGGGCGCGCTCAACAGGGAGGAATTGAGCCTGGTGATAGAATCGTGGCGGTTGAAGGACGGCCTATTGGCAACTGGTCTGACTTTGTTCGAGAAATAAAAGCGTCCCCTGAAAAACAGCTAACGTTGTCCCTGGAAAGGGCTGGACGGTCACTGGATATTAGTGTTCGTCCCGAAGCAAGGGAGCACAATGGTGAGACCTACGGCGTAATTGGTGCGGAAGCGAAAGCGACTGAATGGCCGCCTGGAATGTTGCGCGATGTGAAATATTCACCATTGGTGGCGGTAGGCAAGGCGTTGGAAGAAACCTGGGATATCTCTCTACTAACGTTGACCGCGCTGAAAAAAATCGTCACCGGACGGATTTCGGTTGAAAATCTTGGTGGGCCTCTCACTATAGCTTCGGCTGCGGGAATCTCTGCTAAATCTGGATTGGAGGCTTTTCTTGGCTTTCTTGCATATTTAAGTATTAGTCTGGGTATCCTGAATTTGTTGCCAATACCGGTATTGGATGGCGGGCATTTATTGTATTATTTTGTCGAACTTATTCGGGGCAAACCCTTATCTGAAGAAAAACAACAGCTTGGGATAAAAGTCGGGATGGCCCTCATTGCTTTCGTAATGTTGTTAGCGTTCTATAACGACCTCTCCAAATTGTAG
- the bamA gene encoding outer membrane protein assembly factor BamA, whose protein sequence is MRVLLFIFVWLTAAFSYAANDQFDVSDIRVDGLQRVSAGSVFTAFPVNVGESVDSKKLADATRSLFKTGLFTDIKLSREGDVLIINVTERPSISKIEVEGNKNLPTEDLMEGLKSAKLSEGEVFQRSTLERIELEILRSYVAQGRYNASVKAEVEELPRNRVQLNIKIKEGPVSAIQHINFVGNNAFADDELRDLMQLKLTGFWASIFSSDKYSKQKLNGDLERIRSHYLDNGYIKFSIESTQVSVSPDKEQVFITVNVNEGPQYKIRDIALKGDLKVEEEELRKLIVVKPGDTFSRQLLTVTSDIISKRLGNDGYTFASVNAIPEPHDDNTASVTFYVEPGRRTYVRRVSFSGNTSTSDEVLRQEMVQMESAAASTDLIEASKSRLERLGFFKTVTVETPLVPGTNDQIDVNYSVEEQPTGSLSASLGYSQDGGATVGASVAEKNFLGTGRRVSFGVNKSKSVQSANFSYTNPYYTVDGVSRGFSLFYKETDYDDDDNDVAAYLKDSMGGSVNFGYPIDRFSRLTFSSGYTHTRIKLPKYPVQEISDFTNEFGSSYSFFDLSAGWSRSTLNKGLFPTSGNSQSFSVKVTLPELSDYNFYKLNYNNTQYYPLSEDQEWALKLRADLGYGDGYGDNDRLPFFEHYYAGGFGSIRGFKANTLGPKSTPHPGNPDRDQDPFGGNVQVESSLELIVPFIFVKDRSQIRSVVFLDGGNVFDTARGYDPSFDELRFSAGVAMTWVTPIGPLSFSLGRALNDKEGDKTQFFQFLLGQTF, encoded by the coding sequence ATGAGAGTATTGCTTTTTATCTTTGTTTGGCTGACGGCCGCTTTTTCTTACGCTGCAAATGATCAATTCGACGTCTCCGATATTCGAGTAGATGGTTTGCAAAGAGTGTCCGCTGGAAGCGTTTTTACCGCGTTCCCTGTCAATGTGGGAGAGAGCGTTGACTCAAAGAAGCTTGCGGATGCTACCCGCTCGCTCTTTAAGACGGGACTGTTTACCGACATCAAGCTGAGCCGGGAAGGCGATGTGTTGATCATCAACGTGACTGAGCGTCCATCAATCAGCAAAATTGAAGTTGAGGGAAATAAAAATCTTCCCACCGAAGATTTAATGGAAGGCCTTAAGTCAGCCAAGCTTTCGGAAGGGGAAGTGTTTCAGCGTTCGACGCTGGAGCGTATCGAGCTGGAAATTCTGCGCAGCTATGTGGCGCAGGGGCGTTACAATGCTTCTGTAAAAGCGGAAGTGGAGGAGTTGCCACGTAACCGTGTGCAGTTGAATATCAAAATCAAGGAAGGTCCGGTTTCAGCCATCCAGCATATTAATTTTGTCGGCAATAACGCCTTTGCGGATGACGAGTTGCGGGATCTCATGCAGCTCAAATTGACCGGGTTCTGGGCGTCCATTTTCAGCAGTGATAAGTACTCCAAGCAGAAGTTGAATGGCGACTTGGAGCGTATTCGCTCACACTACCTGGATAATGGATACATCAAGTTCAGTATCGAATCTACGCAGGTCTCCGTTTCTCCTGATAAAGAGCAAGTATTCATTACGGTTAACGTAAATGAAGGGCCTCAGTACAAAATTCGCGACATCGCTTTAAAGGGCGATTTGAAAGTCGAAGAAGAAGAGCTGCGCAAGCTGATTGTAGTGAAACCTGGCGATACATTCTCCCGTCAGCTCCTTACGGTAACATCGGACATCATTTCCAAGCGTCTGGGGAATGATGGTTATACATTCGCGAGCGTGAATGCTATTCCTGAGCCGCATGACGATAACACTGCTTCGGTTACCTTCTACGTTGAGCCTGGTCGTCGTACCTATGTACGTCGAGTCAGCTTCAGCGGCAACACTTCTACCAGCGATGAGGTGCTGCGTCAGGAAATGGTGCAGATGGAGTCTGCGGCGGCTTCGACAGACTTAATTGAAGCATCCAAATCGAGACTGGAGCGTTTAGGGTTCTTCAAAACTGTTACTGTAGAAACGCCTCTGGTTCCTGGAACCAATGACCAGATAGACGTGAACTATTCTGTGGAAGAGCAGCCTACCGGCAGCCTTTCCGCAAGTTTGGGTTACTCGCAGGACGGCGGCGCGACTGTCGGCGCCAGCGTGGCGGAGAAGAACTTCCTGGGAACGGGCCGTCGGGTGTCATTCGGGGTTAACAAAAGCAAGAGCGTTCAGAGCGCAAACTTCTCTTACACCAACCCATATTACACCGTTGATGGGGTAAGCAGAGGTTTCAGTCTGTTTTACAAGGAAACAGACTATGACGATGATGACAATGATGTTGCCGCATATCTGAAAGACAGCATGGGTGGCTCCGTTAACTTTGGTTATCCAATAGATCGATTCTCAAGGCTGACCTTTAGCTCAGGTTATACGCACACCCGCATTAAGCTGCCTAAGTATCCTGTTCAGGAAATCTCTGATTTCACTAACGAGTTTGGGTCTAGCTACAGCTTCTTTGATTTGTCCGCCGGGTGGAGTCGCTCCACCCTAAACAAGGGGTTATTCCCAACTTCAGGTAACTCGCAGTCTTTCTCTGTGAAGGTCACGCTACCAGAGTTGAGTGACTATAACTTCTACAAGTTGAACTACAACAATACCCAGTATTACCCATTGTCAGAAGACCAGGAATGGGCGCTGAAATTAAGGGCTGACTTAGGGTATGGCGATGGGTACGGCGACAATGATCGCTTACCGTTTTTTGAGCATTATTATGCTGGCGGTTTTGGGTCAATACGCGGGTTCAAGGCCAATACGCTAGGGCCAAAGAGTACGCCGCATCCTGGTAATCCAGACAGAGATCAGGACCCCTTTGGCGGTAATGTACAGGTTGAGTCCAGCCTTGAGCTGATAGTGCCTTTTATCTTTGTAAAAGACCGCTCTCAGATCCGTAGCGTGGTGTTTTTGGATGGCGGCAATGTGTTCGACACAGCCAGGGGATACGATCCCTCCTTCGACGAGCTTCGTTTTTCTGCTGGCGTCGCGATGACATGGGTAACGCCTATCGGTCCTTTGTCCTTCAGTCTGGGAAGAGCGCTGAACGATAAGGAGGGCGATAAAACCCAATTCTTCCAGTTCTTGCTGGGGCAAACGTTCTAA
- a CDS encoding DUF4124 domain-containing protein yields the protein MARHIVRNHPISAIVAVLLFSFGASAQAEIYKWVDEHGEVHFSDTRQHKDAKVIKVQPNVSDAQKRDAEQVGQRYQRIYEQYKVEEAARVAHEKERAAQKAKLDNYCAELRKDINQIDQGYAFARIKDDGTPEYVSDEEIAQRRSKLQALYQEKCAP from the coding sequence GTGGCTAGGCATATCGTTAGAAATCATCCCATCAGCGCCATCGTCGCTGTGCTGTTATTCAGCTTTGGCGCGTCTGCGCAGGCGGAAATCTATAAATGGGTCGATGAGCATGGCGAAGTGCATTTCAGCGATACGCGCCAGCATAAGGACGCCAAAGTCATCAAGGTTCAGCCCAATGTCTCTGATGCGCAAAAGCGTGATGCGGAGCAGGTCGGGCAGCGCTACCAGCGTATCTATGAGCAGTATAAAGTTGAGGAAGCTGCGCGGGTCGCTCATGAAAAAGAACGCGCGGCTCAGAAAGCTAAATTAGATAACTACTGTGCGGAGCTTAGAAAGGATATTAATCAGATTGATCAGGGATACGCCTTTGCCCGCATTAAAGATGACGGCACGCCTGAGTATGTCTCTGACGAAGAAATTGCTCAGCGACGCAGTAAGTTGCAGGCGCTATATCAAGAAAAGTGCGCGCCATAG
- the lpxA gene encoding acyl-ACP--UDP-N-acetylglucosamine O-acyltransferase, with amino-acid sequence MSIHPQAIVEQGAKIAADAEIGPWSYIGADVEIGSGTVVNSHVVIKGPTKIGKNNRIFQFASVGEECQDKKYNGEPTVLEIGDNNVIRESCTIHRGTVQDLGATRIGSNNLFMAYVHVAHDCVVGDNCILANMTTLAGHVYIGDWAILGGGTMVHQFCKIGEHSMCAGGSIVLKDIPAYIMAGGQSAKAHGLNVEGLKRRGFSSEIILELRRAYKTLYRQGLTLEQAIEKLKAPAAEFAEVGVFLRSVQSSARGIVR; translated from the coding sequence ATGTCCATTCACCCTCAGGCGATTGTTGAACAGGGAGCCAAAATCGCCGCTGATGCGGAGATTGGGCCATGGAGTTATATCGGAGCCGATGTTGAAATCGGCTCTGGGACAGTGGTCAATTCTCACGTAGTGATCAAAGGCCCCACAAAGATAGGAAAGAACAACCGTATCTTTCAATTCGCCAGCGTAGGAGAGGAATGCCAGGACAAAAAGTACAATGGCGAGCCTACCGTTTTAGAGATTGGCGACAATAACGTCATCCGTGAGAGCTGTACGATTCATCGTGGGACAGTTCAAGATCTCGGCGCTACCAGGATTGGCAGTAATAACCTGTTCATGGCGTACGTTCATGTCGCCCATGATTGTGTGGTTGGGGATAACTGTATTCTGGCGAATATGACTACCCTTGCAGGGCATGTGTATATTGGCGATTGGGCGATTCTCGGCGGCGGCACTATGGTGCACCAGTTCTGCAAAATTGGCGAGCACAGCATGTGCGCAGGCGGTAGTATCGTTTTAAAGGATATCCCTGCTTATATCATGGCGGGAGGACAATCCGCTAAGGCTCATGGTCTGAATGTCGAGGGATTGAAGCGTCGTGGCTTCTCCAGTGAGATAATCCTGGAGTTGCGCCGTGCTTATAAGACGCTGTACCGACAAGGCCTAACGCTTGAGCAAGCAATAGAGAAGCTTAAAGCGCCGGCCGCAGAGTTTGCGGAAGTAGGCGTCTTCCTTCGCAGCGTACAATCCTCAGCCCGAGGCATCGTTAGATAA
- the fabZ gene encoding 3-hydroxyacyl-ACP dehydratase FabZ: MEINEIKEYLPHRYPFLLVDRVLEIKPGEFIAGVKNITYNEPQFTGHFPEHPIMPGVLIIEAMAQVAGILGFVTTGKKPADGYTYYLAGTDKVRFKKPVVPGDQLRLEAEIVTDKRGIWKFACRALVDGNIVCSAEILTAERRL, from the coding sequence ATGGAAATTAATGAAATTAAAGAATACTTACCTCACAGATACCCATTCCTGTTAGTGGACCGGGTGCTGGAGATTAAGCCGGGCGAGTTTATTGCTGGTGTGAAGAACATCACTTACAACGAACCGCAATTTACCGGTCACTTCCCTGAGCATCCTATTATGCCCGGCGTGCTTATTATTGAGGCAATGGCTCAGGTGGCTGGAATTCTTGGGTTTGTCACCACAGGTAAAAAACCGGCGGACGGTTATACCTACTACTTGGCCGGGACAGACAAAGTGCGCTTTAAAAAGCCAGTCGTTCCGGGAGATCAATTGCGTTTGGAAGCGGAAATTGTGACTGACAAGCGCGGCATATGGAAATTCGCCTGCCGGGCTTTAGTCGATGGAAATATCGTTTGCAGCGCGGAAATTTTAACTGCTGAGAGAAGGCTTTAA
- the lpxB gene encoding lipid-A-disaccharide synthase yields the protein MTPISQRPIRIGIVAGEASGDLLGAGLMQELKVLYPQATFEGIGGERMLKEGFNTFFQMERLSIMGLVEVLGRLPELLAMRRRIVEHFTANPPDLFLGIDSPDFTIGIELKLRRAGIKTAHYVSPSVWAWRQNRVFKIAKAVDLMLTLLPFEARFYREHNVPVKFVGHPLAEIIPLHPDKVAMRHELGIDASGDVVAVLPGSRGGEVSRLGPTFIETIAWLHQRRPDIRFLIPAANQARRVQIERQLQSHGGRLPVTLIDQHSRECMMAADAILLASGTATLEAMLVKRPMVVAYKLATLSYWIMRRLLKAKYISLPNLLADRVLVPELIQHDATPSKLGGALLKELDVERRRSLEGEFEGLHKLIRQNASVVAAQAIAELIEKGRVEVQGAKEGQ from the coding sequence ATGACGCCCATATCACAACGACCGATTCGCATCGGCATTGTCGCCGGAGAGGCTTCCGGCGACTTGTTGGGGGCGGGCTTGATGCAAGAATTAAAGGTCCTATACCCTCAGGCGACTTTTGAAGGTATCGGCGGTGAACGGATGTTGAAAGAAGGGTTTAACACCTTCTTTCAAATGGAGCGCCTTTCAATTATGGGATTGGTTGAGGTGCTTGGCAGGCTGCCGGAATTATTGGCTATGCGCCGCCGCATCGTTGAGCACTTTACAGCGAATCCTCCCGATCTTTTTCTTGGTATTGATTCCCCAGATTTCACTATTGGCATCGAATTAAAGCTGCGTCGGGCAGGAATTAAAACTGCTCACTACGTTAGCCCTTCTGTGTGGGCCTGGCGACAGAATCGTGTCTTCAAAATCGCCAAAGCGGTTGACCTGATGCTGACGCTGCTACCCTTCGAAGCGCGTTTTTACCGCGAGCATAATGTGCCGGTAAAATTTGTTGGCCATCCTTTGGCGGAAATTATTCCGCTTCATCCCGATAAAGTGGCAATGCGTCACGAACTTGGTATTGATGCATCGGGTGACGTTGTCGCTGTGTTGCCAGGCTCCAGAGGCGGTGAGGTCTCTCGCTTGGGGCCTACCTTTATTGAAACCATTGCTTGGCTGCACCAGCGGCGCCCTGATATTCGATTTTTGATTCCTGCCGCCAATCAGGCGCGAAGAGTGCAAATAGAACGGCAGCTGCAATCTCATGGCGGCCGACTACCTGTTACTCTGATTGATCAGCATTCACGTGAATGCATGATGGCTGCGGACGCTATACTGTTGGCCTCTGGAACAGCGACGCTTGAAGCGATGTTGGTGAAGCGTCCCATGGTAGTAGCCTATAAGCTTGCGACGCTCAGCTATTGGATTATGCGGCGCTTACTGAAAGCAAAGTACATCTCTTTACCGAACCTGCTGGCGGATAGAGTTTTAGTCCCTGAACTGATTCAACACGACGCTACGCCTTCCAAGCTGGGAGGGGCGTTACTGAAAGAGCTGGACGTGGAGCGGCGGAGAAGCCTTGAAGGCGAGTTTGAAGGACTGCACAAGCTTATACGGCAAAACGCCAGTGTGGTCGCGGCGCAGGCCATTGCAGAGTTAATTGAAAAAGGGCGTGTCGAGGTTCAAGGCGCCAAAGAAGGACAATGA